From a single Lactococcus carnosus genomic region:
- the nadE gene encoding ammonia-dependent NAD(+) synthetase, with the protein MTLQDDIISELGVKPTISPAEEVARSVDFLKAYLKQHPFLKTLVLGISGGQDSSLAGRLAQLAIESLRDETGDSAYQFIAIRLPYGVQYDEADAQRALAFIKPDQSLTVNIKAAVDGEVLALAEAGIMVSDFNKGNIKARQRMITQYAIAGATTGAVVGTDHAAENITGFFTKFGDGGADILPLFRLNKRQGKQLLAYLAADPAIYEKVPTADLEDGKPGLADELALGVTYDQIDDYLEGRQVVETSRQVIENWWLKTTHKRHLPITVFDTFWQV; encoded by the coding sequence ATGACCTTGCAAGATGATATTATCTCAGAATTAGGTGTTAAACCAACTATTTCACCAGCAGAAGAGGTAGCACGTTCAGTCGATTTTTTGAAAGCCTATTTAAAGCAACACCCTTTTTTGAAAACACTGGTATTGGGTATTTCAGGGGGGCAAGACTCAAGTTTGGCAGGCCGTTTAGCGCAGCTTGCAATCGAGTCTTTGCGTGATGAAACAGGTGATTCAGCTTATCAATTTATCGCCATTCGCTTGCCCTACGGTGTCCAATATGATGAAGCAGATGCACAACGTGCACTTGCATTTATCAAGCCAGATCAAAGTCTGACAGTCAATATTAAAGCTGCAGTTGATGGGGAAGTCTTAGCTTTAGCAGAAGCTGGGATAATGGTTTCTGATTTCAACAAGGGGAACATCAAAGCCCGTCAACGCATGATTACCCAATATGCCATTGCTGGCGCAACTACTGGCGCAGTCGTAGGCACCGACCATGCGGCTGAAAATATTACAGGATTTTTCACTAAGTTTGGCGATGGTGGTGCGGATATTTTACCCCTTTTCAGACTGAACAAGCGACAAGGTAAGCAATTACTTGCTTATTTAGCAGCTGATCCAGCTATCTATGAAAAAGTCCCAACGGCTGATTTGGAAGATGGTAAACCAGGTTTGGCTGATGAGCTTGCCTTAGGGGTGACCTATGATCAAATTGATGACTATCTGGAAGGCCGTCAAGTAGTTGAAACATCACGTCAGGTAATTGAAAATTGGTGGTTGAAAACAACACATAAACGTCACTTGCCGATTACGGTTTTTGATACATTTTGGCAAGTATGA
- a CDS encoding nicotinate-nucleotide adenylyltransferase, with product MRIGILGGNFNPVHHAHLFLADQVQQRLGLDAVQLMPENEPPHIDSKTTIAADHRVNMLKLAIKNYSNLSLNLSEIERGGKSYTYDTMLKLTTEHPENDYFFIIGGDMVDYLDKWYKIDDLVKLVTFVAVNRHQAMVSVPKYPVQLVDLPLLDISSSNIRNSVSVGNMPNFLLPAEVLSYINDHGIYQ from the coding sequence ATGAGGATTGGTATTCTAGGTGGTAACTTTAACCCAGTTCACCATGCGCATCTATTTCTTGCAGATCAAGTTCAACAAAGACTTGGCTTAGATGCAGTCCAATTAATGCCGGAAAATGAGCCACCTCACATCGATAGTAAAACGACCATCGCAGCTGACCATCGTGTGAATATGCTAAAGTTAGCAATCAAAAATTACTCTAACTTATCACTTAATCTATCAGAAATCGAGCGCGGTGGTAAGTCTTATACCTATGACACCATGCTAAAGTTGACAACTGAGCATCCGGAAAATGACTACTTCTTTATCATTGGCGGCGATATGGTGGACTACTTAGATAAATGGTACAAAATCGATGACTTAGTTAAGTTAGTAACATTTGTCGCAGTAAACCGACATCAAGCCATGGTATCTGTGCCTAAATATCCTGTTCAATTAGTTGATTTACCGCTTTTGGACATCTCATCAAGCAACATCCGTAACAGCGTCTCAGTAGGCAATATGCCTAATTTTCTACTCCCTGCTGAGGTCCTCTCTTATATCAATGATCATGGCATATATCAGTGA
- the pepC gene encoding aminopeptidase C, producing the protein MTELTQDFTQSLFDNYSNNAKFGAVENAVAKNGLLNALENRTSHAANLPVFSVDLTNDPVSNQKQSGRCWMFAALNTFRHKMLTEFKLENFELSQAYTFFWDKYEKSNWFLEQIIGTSELELGDRKLKFLLDVPQQDGGQWDMVVALFQKYGVVPKDVYPESISSSASNQLDQYLNKILRQDAQILRELIKNGGDVAAKKAELLQEIFNYLAMTLGLPPQKFDFAYRDKDNNFNKVEGVTPQAFYDKFVNLNLDEYVSVINAPTADKPYNKSYTVEFLGNVIGARDVRHLNVDMDRFKKLAIAQMQAGETVWFGCDVGQESNRTDGLLTMDAYDFSAMDIDFTQDKASRLDYSESLMTHAMVLTGVDLDDAGQSVKWKVENSWGDKVGKKGYFTASDAWMDEYTYQIVVRKEFLSEAELAAYEAEPVTLLPWDPMGALA; encoded by the coding sequence ATGACAGAACTTACACAAGATTTTACACAATCGTTATTTGATAACTATAGCAACAATGCTAAATTTGGTGCAGTTGAAAATGCTGTAGCCAAGAATGGCCTACTCAATGCACTTGAGAACCGCACGTCACATGCTGCAAATTTACCTGTTTTCTCAGTTGACTTGACAAATGATCCGGTTAGTAATCAAAAACAATCTGGCCGTTGCTGGATGTTTGCTGCCTTGAATACATTTCGTCATAAAATGTTAACTGAGTTCAAACTTGAAAATTTTGAATTATCACAAGCATATACCTTCTTTTGGGATAAGTATGAAAAATCAAACTGGTTCCTTGAGCAAATTATCGGAACGAGTGAGCTGGAACTTGGTGATCGCAAATTAAAATTCTTACTTGATGTACCGCAACAAGATGGTGGTCAATGGGATATGGTTGTCGCACTCTTCCAAAAATATGGCGTTGTGCCTAAAGATGTTTATCCAGAATCTATTTCATCAAGTGCGAGTAACCAACTTGATCAATATCTGAATAAAATCTTGCGTCAAGACGCGCAAATTTTACGTGAATTGATCAAAAATGGTGGCGATGTGGCAGCTAAAAAAGCTGAATTATTACAAGAAATCTTCAACTATCTTGCCATGACACTAGGGTTACCACCACAAAAATTTGACTTTGCATATCGCGATAAAGATAATAACTTTAACAAAGTTGAAGGGGTAACACCACAAGCATTTTACGACAAATTTGTTAATCTAAATCTCGATGAGTATGTCAGTGTCATCAATGCACCAACTGCTGACAAACCTTATAACAAATCTTATACAGTTGAGTTTTTGGGTAACGTAATTGGCGCGCGTGATGTTCGTCACTTAAATGTTGATATGGATCGTTTCAAAAAATTAGCAATTGCACAAATGCAAGCTGGAGAAACGGTTTGGTTTGGTTGTGACGTTGGTCAAGAATCAAATCGTACAGATGGTCTTTTGACGATGGACGCCTATGATTTTTCAGCGATGGATATCGACTTTACACAAGATAAAGCCAGTCGTTTGGATTATTCTGAGTCATTGATGACACATGCCATGGTCTTGACAGGTGTTGATTTAGATGATGCTGGTCAGTCAGTCAAATGGAAAGTCGAAAATTCTTGGGGCGATAAAGTTGGTAAAAAAGGCTACTTCACAGCATCTGATGCTTGGATGGATGAGTATACTTACCAAATCGTTGTCAGAAAAGAATTCTTGAGTGAAGCAGAACTAGCAGCATATGAAGCAGAACCAGTGACCCTTTTACCATGGGATCCAATGGGCGCACTTGCTTAA
- a CDS encoding MFS transporter: protein MKNKQLLYLISSDFISSVGSSIQAAALAIYILDMTKSSQLFSLMLASAILPRVIFGPFFGVLTDWFNKKKILLLLNVLNFSVICLVTIFLDKSNLVLLFAMVICLGLLAACYSPASAGTIKLIANGEQELSQAYTVMSFTDSIQAVVAPLIGASVYSLMGIKTVLLCNGLSFILSNILIYLLKNDYFKQVSQTKTLKQFASDFVKGFQYMKGNQLLWHTAICVMILNFFSIPLFSVGNGVVAKLIFKVSNTQFSLIESVGIVAAFFSPFIFSLIKAKLSLARLFILSMQILASLVLILGLISGLNGYDYRYVLYLGFIFCVSFVEGILNIAIMTLLQTKIEAQFSGRVNGILTTMFIGLVPVGQVIYGYLFTVLPVQVPFVITSLVYVGVIYLYKKGLKAVSN from the coding sequence TTGAAAAATAAACAATTACTTTACTTGATTTCATCAGACTTCATTTCGTCAGTAGGTAGTTCAATTCAGGCAGCAGCCCTCGCTATCTACATTTTAGACATGACTAAATCTAGTCAATTATTTTCCTTAATGTTAGCAAGTGCCATCTTACCACGTGTTATTTTTGGTCCTTTTTTTGGTGTCTTAACAGATTGGTTTAATAAGAAAAAAATATTGCTGTTGCTAAATGTTTTAAATTTTAGTGTCATTTGTCTAGTAACTATCTTTTTAGATAAAAGTAATCTCGTTCTGTTATTTGCTATGGTCATTTGTCTGGGTTTGCTTGCTGCATGCTACTCACCAGCAAGTGCAGGCACAATAAAATTGATTGCAAATGGCGAGCAGGAGCTATCACAGGCATATACAGTCATGTCTTTTACGGATTCGATTCAAGCAGTCGTCGCTCCGTTGATTGGTGCTAGTGTTTACAGTTTAATGGGCATTAAAACAGTCTTACTATGCAATGGTTTGTCGTTTATTTTGTCAAATATCTTGATATACCTATTGAAAAATGACTACTTTAAACAGGTCAGTCAGACTAAGACGCTGAAACAATTCGCTAGCGATTTTGTTAAGGGATTTCAGTATATGAAAGGGAATCAGCTCTTATGGCATACGGCGATTTGTGTGATGATTTTGAACTTTTTCTCTATTCCCTTATTTAGTGTTGGGAATGGTGTCGTTGCCAAATTAATATTTAAGGTGTCAAACACACAATTTTCATTAATCGAATCAGTTGGGATTGTTGCGGCTTTTTTTAGTCCCTTTATTTTTAGTCTCATTAAGGCTAAGCTTTCTTTGGCCCGTCTTTTTATTTTAAGTATGCAGATTTTAGCTAGTTTAGTCCTAATTTTAGGGCTCATAAGTGGCTTAAACGGCTATGATTATCGTTATGTCTTATATCTAGGCTTTATTTTCTGTGTGTCCTTTGTTGAGGGGATATTGAATATCGCGATCATGACGCTTTTACAGACAAAAATAGAAGCCCAATTCTCGGGAAGAGTGAATGGCATCTTAACAACGATGTTCATCGGTTTAGTTCCTGTTGGACAAGTGATATATGGTTATCTATTTACAGTTTTACCTGTTCAAGTCCCTTTTGTGATAACCTCACTCGTTTATGTAGGTGTTATTTATCTATATAAGAAAGGACTTAAGGCAGTATCAAATTAG
- a CDS encoding Rrf2 family transcriptional regulator, with amino-acid sequence MPLSSRFTIALHMLTVMDVFKEEKVTSQFMAGSIGVNPVIIRRLLSQLRTADIVTVKRGSGGASISRDPKTITYLDVYEAVAVVSEVGLFKFHEQPNPACPVGKTIHSLLDDDLLQAQLALETYLKNKTVADLLGNAQEKIIDQA; translated from the coding sequence ATGCCCCTATCAAGTCGCTTTACTATTGCCCTACACATGTTAACTGTCATGGATGTTTTCAAGGAGGAAAAAGTAACAAGTCAATTTATGGCAGGTTCTATTGGGGTCAATCCTGTCATCATTCGCAGGCTACTTTCACAACTCAGAACAGCCGATATCGTCACTGTTAAACGTGGTAGCGGAGGTGCTAGCATTTCAAGAGATCCTAAAACAATTACCTATCTTGATGTCTATGAAGCAGTAGCAGTCGTTTCAGAAGTTGGTCTTTTCAAGTTTCATGAACAGCCCAATCCGGCTTGCCCAGTTGGCAAAACGATTCATAGTTTGCTAGACGATGATCTACTTCAAGCACAGCTTGCACTCGAGACCTACCTTAAAAATAAGACTGTCGCAGACCTCCTTGGCAATGCTCAGGAAAAAATAATTGATCAAGCCTAA
- a CDS encoding SDR family oxidoreductase: MTYLITGVTGGLGNGVLKALSKTVSHDEIAVLVRSEAKGVPFAEAGYAVRIGDYSDKESLVKAFSGIETLMFVSGAPGQAVSRELQHKHVIEAAKAAGIANLVYTSLANAEGSHSVLAPDHIATEAMIKQSGLTYKILRNNWYLENELSIFQDSLAGKGFVYAGGEGKVGWALKREYAEAAAQALVQSFDDNHIYELSGTRLSYADLHQALETATGKPIDAVSMTISDYKAALVSAGLPDEVVGIVTAIQSDISAGELDVTSTDFETLLGHALTPVTEAISELLA, from the coding sequence ATGACTTATTTAATTACTGGTGTAACAGGTGGCCTTGGCAATGGTGTTTTAAAAGCACTTTCTAAAACAGTTTCTCATGATGAGATAGCAGTATTAGTGCGTTCAGAAGCAAAAGGCGTGCCTTTTGCTGAAGCAGGCTATGCGGTACGTATTGGCGATTATTCAGATAAAGAGAGTCTTGTTAAGGCTTTTTCTGGGATTGAAACGCTCATGTTTGTCTCTGGTGCACCCGGTCAAGCCGTGAGCCGTGAATTGCAACATAAGCATGTCATTGAAGCCGCTAAAGCAGCTGGTATTGCAAACCTCGTTTACACCAGCCTAGCAAATGCTGAGGGGTCTCATTCGGTACTGGCACCTGACCATATTGCCACAGAAGCCATGATTAAACAATCTGGCCTAACTTATAAGATTTTACGTAACAACTGGTACTTGGAAAATGAACTCAGTATCTTCCAAGATTCCCTTGCTGGGAAAGGCTTTGTATATGCCGGCGGTGAAGGTAAAGTGGGTTGGGCCTTGAAAAGAGAATACGCTGAGGCAGCAGCACAAGCGCTTGTCCAATCTTTCGATGATAACCATATCTACGAACTTTCTGGCACCCGTTTAAGCTATGCTGATCTGCACCAAGCCCTGGAAACTGCGACTGGTAAACCGATCGATGCGGTCTCAATGACGATCTCAGATTACAAAGCAGCCTTAGTATCTGCTGGTTTACCAGATGAAGTAGTTGGGATTGTAACAGCCATCCAATCAGATATTTCAGCTGGCGAGCTTGACGTCACAAGTACTGATTTTGAAACCTTGCTTGGTCATGCGCTAACGCCTGTAACTGAGGCTATTTCAGAACTTCTAGCCTAA
- a CDS encoding PadR family transcriptional regulator: MTINSQLLKGTLDGAILIVISKGETYGYEITKKLEMIGFLSIAAGTIYPILQKLEREAYITGAMKASSEGPKRKYFTITQKGLDKLHAFFSDWATLTVAMENLIQEFESGEDK; the protein is encoded by the coding sequence TTGACGATCAACAGCCAATTACTTAAAGGGACATTAGATGGTGCTATACTCATTGTGATTTCAAAAGGTGAAACTTACGGGTATGAAATTACAAAAAAACTTGAAATGATCGGATTTCTGTCTATAGCTGCAGGAACTATCTATCCAATTTTACAAAAATTAGAGCGAGAAGCCTATATTACAGGAGCCATGAAAGCCTCTTCTGAGGGGCCAAAACGGAAATATTTTACAATAACCCAAAAGGGACTAGACAAGTTACACGCTTTTTTTAGTGATTGGGCAACACTCACAGTGGCTATGGAAAACTTGATACAAGAATTTGAAAGTGGTGAGGACAAGTAA
- a CDS encoding DUF6287 domain-containing protein translates to MINKKAWEKSFRQVNGRDPNEKEYQKAVLHGLVKEPDTRTSGSKKTYIIIGIIIGAFLLIVITFLSTLLLFPVPKSDHTKSFNTGSVESVSSSSSSLPSRSSDNSEQNINTWEKLSLNEQIALLAQSYTAINPQTSLLSADKIAMTANGDKGVNDGFIQWYDSSHTLHRLDVLINNETISFSYIGPTGQSERKRDKIGTILSTYFQTNTAKQTTKALALKMVTPVELYKSNVSEKDLDIAAISNGDISSLVGSWENGNGDIITINADRSMSSAQSGQQASTNLKIAPKGSESKIPYIAVAPDSPGIGGFVFTLFKIDFKNPYGDQSDSKRPRIAGTQNPGNFTPDTYYYRK, encoded by the coding sequence ATGATTAATAAAAAAGCATGGGAAAAATCTTTTAGACAAGTAAATGGTAGAGATCCAAATGAAAAAGAGTATCAAAAAGCTGTATTACATGGTTTAGTAAAGGAACCTGATACTAGAACTAGTGGCTCTAAAAAAACTTATATCATTATTGGCATTATTATTGGTGCTTTTCTGTTAATAGTCATAACGTTTTTATCGACTCTACTACTATTTCCAGTACCTAAAAGCGATCATACTAAAAGTTTTAATACTGGTTCTGTTGAGAGTGTATCCAGTTCGAGCAGCTCGCTGCCATCTCGTTCTTCAGATAATTCTGAACAAAATATAAATACTTGGGAAAAATTATCTTTGAACGAACAAATCGCTTTATTAGCACAATCTTATACGGCAATAAACCCTCAAACTAGTCTATTAAGTGCTGATAAAATTGCAATGACAGCTAATGGCGATAAGGGCGTTAATGATGGGTTTATTCAGTGGTATGATAGTTCACATACTTTACACAGACTTGATGTACTTATAAATAACGAGACAATTTCTTTCAGTTATATTGGCCCTACAGGACAATCAGAAAGAAAAAGAGACAAAATAGGCACTATTTTATCTACTTACTTCCAAACAAATACCGCCAAACAAACTACTAAAGCATTAGCATTAAAAATGGTTACACCAGTAGAGTTGTATAAATCAAACGTCAGTGAAAAAGACTTAGATATCGCTGCCATAAGTAATGGCGATATTAGTTCTTTAGTGGGTAGTTGGGAAAATGGTAATGGGGATATAATTACCATCAACGCCGACCGCTCTATGAGTTCAGCTCAATCAGGACAACAAGCATCAACTAATTTGAAAATTGCACCAAAAGGTAGTGAGTCAAAAATCCCATATATAGCTGTTGCTCCTGATAGTCCTGGGATTGGAGGTTTTGTATTTACATTGTTCAAAATAGATTTTAAAAATCCTTATGGTGATCAATCTGATAGTAAAAGACCACGTATAGCTGGGACACAAAACCCTGGAAACTTTACTCCGGACACTTATTATTATAGAAAGTAA
- a CDS encoding potassium channel family protein, whose protein sequence is MNILKKIYNSDFYTFIIVILALFSLFAPLTDRQDLYIDVIFIVDLLLSTLIFIKYFDNKSYKEYVKHHIFDMISCIPIQFLSIFKTFRLVRLVRISRLFKLSRTTNLSRKIMISNLFKFDTFKELFIYLTIYLIASAYIFREIEHVSILNSVYWVVTTITTVGYGDVTPTHDFTKILAMFLMVIGVAVMGYINGVIISAVMGQYKK, encoded by the coding sequence ATGAATATATTAAAAAAAATTTATAATAGCGATTTCTACACCTTCATAATCGTTATATTAGCGCTTTTTTCGCTCTTTGCACCACTTACAGATAGACAAGATTTATATATTGATGTCATTTTCATAGTAGATCTCTTATTATCAACCCTTATTTTTATTAAGTACTTTGATAACAAATCATATAAAGAATATGTCAAACATCATATTTTTGATATGATTTCATGTATTCCTATACAATTTTTAAGTATTTTTAAAACATTTAGATTGGTAAGACTAGTAAGAATATCACGACTTTTCAAGTTAAGTCGAACAACTAACCTCTCCCGTAAAATTATGATATCTAATTTGTTTAAGTTTGATACATTTAAAGAACTTTTTATCTATTTAACTATCTATCTGATTGCTAGCGCTTATATTTTTAGGGAAATCGAACATGTCTCTATTTTAAATTCAGTTTATTGGGTTGTAACTACAATCACGACCGTTGGCTATGGGGATGTTACACCAACTCATGATTTCACAAAAATATTAGCAATGTTCTTGATGGTAATCGGTGTTGCAGTAATGGGGTATATTAACGGTGTTATAATTTCAGCAGTTATGGGACAATATAAAAAATAG
- a CDS encoding alpha/beta fold hydrolase codes for MTISISDKNKLDDAIILNYEVYGEGLPILLIHGFGCDLSLMKEAAEPIFSKNTQYKRYYIDLPGMGHSSSDVQFASADKILASVLQFIDTTISEPFLLVGQSFGGYISSGILSKLKDKVLSAFLLCPVVLPAHSERTLPQKNEAYYDHEFLSILPADKREDFTSFGVICNEKTFELFEKAIAPGIKNADATFLEILSLNYALSFNPLLPTYNQPITILCGKQDDCVGYQDQFNIIPNYPKSNFFVLDKAGHNLQIDQPEQFNYCFENWLKNR; via the coding sequence ATGACTATCTCTATATCAGATAAAAATAAACTTGATGATGCTATCATACTGAATTATGAAGTTTATGGAGAAGGGCTACCAATCTTATTGATCCATGGTTTTGGTTGTGACTTATCTCTTATGAAAGAAGCTGCAGAACCTATTTTTTCTAAAAACACTCAATATAAAAGATACTATATTGATCTACCTGGTATGGGACATTCTTCTAGTGACGTACAGTTTGCTTCTGCGGATAAGATATTAGCCTCTGTTTTACAGTTCATTGATACAACAATATCAGAACCATTTTTATTAGTTGGTCAATCTTTTGGAGGATACATCTCCAGTGGCATCTTATCTAAACTAAAAGATAAAGTATTAAGTGCTTTTTTACTATGTCCAGTTGTCTTACCAGCACATAGTGAAAGAACATTGCCACAAAAAAATGAAGCATATTATGATCATGAGTTTTTAAGTATTTTGCCTGCTGATAAGCGGGAAGATTTCACTTCCTTTGGCGTGATTTGTAATGAAAAAACTTTTGAACTATTCGAAAAGGCAATCGCTCCTGGCATAAAAAATGCTGATGCAACATTCTTAGAGATCCTATCTTTAAATTATGCTTTATCATTCAATCCTCTACTTCCCACTTATAATCAGCCTATAACTATTTTATGCGGGAAACAAGATGATTGTGTTGGGTATCAAGATCAGTTTAATATTATCCCTAATTATCCTAAATCAAATTTCTTTGTCTTAGATAAAGCGGGCCATAACTTGCAAATTGATCAGCCAGAACAATTTAACTATTGCTTTGAGAACTGGTTAAAAAATAGATAG
- a CDS encoding DEAD/DEAH box helicase, translating to MKTFDTLNISQKTQQALTALGYTQPTEVQQAVISELTAGHDLLVKSQTGSGKTAAFAIPIVETVVWEERRPQVLVLAPTRELASQISEEIFNVGRFKRIKVETLIGHSSFQAQVRNLKERTHVVVATPGRLLDHIAQGTIQLDLIKLVVLDEVDEMLSMGFMDQVDAIFEELPSKPQVALFSATLPKAVRDVADFYVKNPILVEVKATNAVSKRIEQTFYLVDKEDKLENLYQLLVMENPDSAIIFANTRAAVDAISDYLQQKKVPNETLHGGMEQRDRTRVINDFKHNYFRYLIATDVAARGIDVADIAVVYNFDLPDNPDAYTHRIGRSARFEKTGQAISLVSAAQRSDFARIEHVQAGIDAAITEMQLPSVSLFDKRLPSFIAKQNRELVLKTDKNTVFKDEIMKLHINAGKKTKLRAGDVVGAITSIPGISGDDIGVIAIVEVSTFVEILNGNGSKVLKALQTEKIKGRVRKVSRANAGKYE from the coding sequence ATGAAGACATTTGATACATTAAATATTAGCCAAAAAACACAGCAGGCACTGACTGCTCTAGGATATACGCAACCAACCGAGGTACAACAAGCTGTTATTTCAGAATTGACAGCGGGACATGACTTGCTTGTTAAGTCACAGACGGGTAGTGGCAAAACGGCGGCTTTTGCCATACCAATCGTTGAAACAGTGGTTTGGGAAGAACGTCGCCCGCAGGTACTGGTGCTTGCACCAACACGTGAACTTGCATCGCAAATAAGTGAAGAAATCTTTAATGTTGGGCGTTTCAAACGGATCAAGGTTGAAACACTGATCGGCCATTCATCTTTTCAAGCACAGGTTCGTAATTTGAAAGAACGGACGCATGTTGTTGTTGCGACACCGGGTAGATTGTTAGATCATATCGCACAAGGGACGATTCAGTTAGATTTAATTAAGCTTGTTGTGCTCGATGAAGTGGATGAGATGCTTAGCATGGGCTTTATGGATCAGGTTGATGCCATATTTGAAGAACTACCTAGTAAACCTCAGGTCGCCTTATTTTCAGCGACTTTACCAAAGGCAGTTAGAGATGTCGCGGATTTCTATGTTAAAAATCCGATTTTGGTTGAGGTTAAGGCGACCAATGCCGTGTCAAAACGAATTGAGCAAACTTTCTATTTAGTTGACAAGGAAGATAAGCTAGAAAATCTATACCAGTTATTGGTGATGGAAAATCCAGACTCGGCTATTATTTTTGCCAATACAAGAGCTGCAGTTGATGCGATTTCAGACTACTTACAGCAGAAAAAAGTACCAAATGAAACCTTGCATGGTGGTATGGAGCAACGTGATCGAACGCGTGTGATTAATGATTTTAAACATAATTATTTCCGTTATTTGATTGCGACAGACGTCGCAGCGCGTGGTATAGATGTTGCAGATATCGCGGTTGTCTATAATTTTGATCTACCTGATAATCCTGATGCCTATACTCACCGTATCGGAAGATCGGCGCGTTTCGAAAAAACGGGACAAGCGATTTCATTGGTTAGTGCAGCACAACGAAGTGATTTTGCTAGAATCGAGCATGTTCAAGCAGGGATTGATGCTGCCATAACAGAGATGCAGTTACCAAGCGTTAGTCTGTTTGATAAACGTCTGCCTTCGTTTATCGCCAAGCAAAATAGAGAACTCGTCTTGAAAACAGATAAGAATACAGTTTTTAAAGATGAAATCATGAAGCTCCATATCAATGCAGGTAAGAAAACAAAATTACGAGCAGGTGATGTGGTAGGTGCCATTACCAGTATTCCTGGTATTAGTGGTGATGATATCGGTGTGATTGCTATCGTTGAAGTGTCTACCTTTGTTGAGATTCTAAATGGCAATGGTAGTAAGGTATTAAAAGCGCTCCAAACTGAGAAAATTAAAGGTCGCGTACGGAAAGTATCTCGTGCAAATGCCGGAAAATATGAGTAA
- a CDS encoding helix-turn-helix domain-containing protein, with product MLQLNTKTFNPEILYVFDYENIGPTTNKHHCHDFLELSIVLDGSVDYVIGDQKTRIPEKTLLLFNPGVYHHESYEAGMSATQLHIGFRNLTLHGVPRDRFPFTSSIIKLTDFEAPFFDVCKAILLEKATAYPGYDLMIKALVMKLIVLILRDSATSQLETNALKLSYEAQEKQIMIEHIIDYLEAHHDEEVSLSTLSQTLYMSPTYISRVFKEETGESPINYLIKIRLARAKALLKSNANITVKEAANQVGYSDAFYFSKLFKKYYGKSPSTLLRRHK from the coding sequence ATGTTACAGCTAAATACGAAAACGTTCAATCCTGAAATTTTATATGTTTTTGATTATGAAAATATCGGCCCTACTACTAACAAACATCATTGTCATGACTTTTTGGAACTGTCTATTGTGCTAGATGGTAGTGTGGACTATGTGATTGGTGATCAAAAAACGCGCATACCAGAAAAAACACTCTTACTGTTTAATCCTGGTGTCTATCATCACGAATCCTACGAAGCTGGTATGTCTGCAACACAACTGCATATCGGTTTTCGAAACCTGACACTGCATGGTGTGCCACGTGACCGGTTTCCGTTCACCTCTTCTATTATCAAGTTAACTGATTTTGAAGCACCCTTTTTTGATGTCTGTAAGGCTATCCTGCTCGAAAAAGCGACTGCTTATCCTGGATACGATTTGATGATTAAGGCACTCGTCATGAAATTAATTGTCCTTATCTTACGTGACTCAGCCACTAGCCAACTTGAAACCAATGCACTCAAGTTATCTTATGAAGCACAAGAGAAGCAAATCATGATTGAGCATATCATCGACTACTTGGAAGCGCATCATGATGAAGAGGTATCCTTATCTACTTTGTCGCAAACACTCTATATGAGCCCTACCTATATTTCTCGCGTATTTAAAGAAGAGACTGGCGAATCTCCGATTAATTACCTGATCAAAATTCGCTTAGCGCGTGCCAAAGCCTTACTAAAAAGCAATGCGAACATCACAGTTAAGGAAGCCGCAAACCAAGTTGGCTATAGCGATGCCTTCTACTTCAGCAAGCTCTTTAAAAAATATTACGGCAAATCCCCGTCTACTTTGCTAAGACGACATAAATAG